The Buteo buteo chromosome 3, bButBut1.hap1.1, whole genome shotgun sequence genome has a window encoding:
- the TDP2 gene encoding tyrosyl-DNA phosphodiesterase 2 isoform X1, which yields MYFMASLRLSTVNPMSPSPPTAARAPERQPRRAELPAAFRPQRPAAGEPWRRRRCRRRRWMRWPGALRRQRMRRRRRRRRKSYTWPSGGRCCAPSSPPSPAATRRWRAASWPATAGTCRYARRRGAAPSPSSPSLPSASVFQRALNAYFDPPLEKKEEAASGVPPACAGPGSCIDLTADATTSNAGVNSADSRQQEDDSSFSLITWNIAGLDLGNLKERVRGICSYLALYNPDVVFLQEVIPPHLCLLQMRAGSYTIIPGNVDGYFTVIMLKKPRVKLLKHEIIPFPTTSMMRNLLVVHVSISGNELCLMTSHLESTKNHSKERMKQLQIMLNKMQKEPESTTVIFGGDTNLRDSEVTKLGNLPDNIMDIWEFLGKPQHCRYTWDTNSNTNLDAEYKCKMRFDRIYFRPAADGGHIIPRSMDLIGLEKLDCGRFPSDHWGLLCNFDVIL from the exons ATGTACTTCATGGCCTCCCTCAGGCTCTCCACCGTGAACCCCATGTCGCCCTCCCCGCCGACGGCCGCCCGCGCCCCGGAACGGCAACCCCGGCGGGCGGAGCTTCCCGCCGCCTTCCGCCCGCAGCGCCCTGCGGCGGGGGAGCCATGGAGGAGGCGGCGGTGCCGGAGGAGGCGGTGGATGAGGTGGCCCGGTGCCCTCCGGCGGCAGcggatgaggaggaggaggaggaggaggaggaagagttaCACCTGGCCAAGCGGAGGAAGGTGCTGTGCTCCGAGTTCGCCGCCATCACCAGCAGCGACGCGGCGGTGGCGCGCAGCTTCTTGGCCGGCAACGGCTGGCACATGCAGGTacgcccggcggcggggggctgccccttccccttcttccccttccctgccatcTGCCTCTGTGTTTCAGAGGGCCCTGAACGCCTATTTCGACCCGCCGttggagaagaaggaggaggcgGCAAGCGGGGTGCCGCCGGCCTGCGCGGGGCCCGGGAGCTG TATTGACCTTACAGCAGATGCAACTACTAGTAATGCCGGTGTCAATAGTGCAGACTCGAGGCAACAAGAAGATgacagcagcttctcactgatAACCTGGAACATTGCTGGGCTGGATCTAGGAAATCTAAAAGAACGAGTTAGAGGAATCTGTTCTTACCTGGCATT ATACAATCCAGATGTTGTGTTTTTACAAGAGGTCATCCCACCACATCTCTGTCTTCTACAGATGAGAGCAGGCAGTTACACTATTATTCCAG GTAACGTAGATGGCTATTTCACTGTCATAATGTTGAAGAAACCAAGAGTGAAGCTACTGAAACATGAGATAATACCTTTTCCAACAACTTCCATGATGAGGAACCTTTtggttgtgcat GTGAGCATATCTGGTAATGAACTTTGCCTTATGACCTCTCATCTGGAAAGCACTAAAAATCACTCCAAGGAGCGTATGAAGCAACTGCAAATAATGttaaacaaaatgcagaaggaGCCTGAGTCCACCACTGTTATATTTGGAGGGGATACAAACCTCAGAGACAGTGAG GTTACTAAACTAGGTAACTTACCTGACAACATTATGGATATCTGGGAGTTTTTGGGTAAACCTCAACACTGCCGTTATACTTGGGACACCAACTCCAATACCAACCTGGatgcagagtacaagtgcaaGATGAGGTTTGACCGCATTTACTTTCGGCCTGCAGCAGACGGGGGACATATTATTCCACGAAGTATGGACTTAATAGGATTGGAAAAACTAGACTGTGGCAGATTCCCTAGTGATCACTGGGGTCTTCTGTGTAACTTTGATGTGATactataa
- the TDP2 gene encoding tyrosyl-DNA phosphodiesterase 2 isoform X2 — protein sequence MEEAAVPEEAVDEVARCPPAAADEEEEEEEEEELHLAKRRKVLCSEFAAITSSDAAVARSFLAGNGWHMQRALNAYFDPPLEKKEEAASGVPPACAGPGSCIDLTADATTSNAGVNSADSRQQEDDSSFSLITWNIAGLDLGNLKERVRGICSYLALYNPDVVFLQEVIPPHLCLLQMRAGSYTIIPGNVDGYFTVIMLKKPRVKLLKHEIIPFPTTSMMRNLLVVHVSISGNELCLMTSHLESTKNHSKERMKQLQIMLNKMQKEPESTTVIFGGDTNLRDSEVTKLGNLPDNIMDIWEFLGKPQHCRYTWDTNSNTNLDAEYKCKMRFDRIYFRPAADGGHIIPRSMDLIGLEKLDCGRFPSDHWGLLCNFDVIL from the exons ATGGAGGAGGCGGCGGTGCCGGAGGAGGCGGTGGATGAGGTGGCCCGGTGCCCTCCGGCGGCAGcggatgaggaggaggaggaggaggaggaggaagagttaCACCTGGCCAAGCGGAGGAAGGTGCTGTGCTCCGAGTTCGCCGCCATCACCAGCAGCGACGCGGCGGTGGCGCGCAGCTTCTTGGCCGGCAACGGCTGGCACATGCAG AGGGCCCTGAACGCCTATTTCGACCCGCCGttggagaagaaggaggaggcgGCAAGCGGGGTGCCGCCGGCCTGCGCGGGGCCCGGGAGCTG TATTGACCTTACAGCAGATGCAACTACTAGTAATGCCGGTGTCAATAGTGCAGACTCGAGGCAACAAGAAGATgacagcagcttctcactgatAACCTGGAACATTGCTGGGCTGGATCTAGGAAATCTAAAAGAACGAGTTAGAGGAATCTGTTCTTACCTGGCATT ATACAATCCAGATGTTGTGTTTTTACAAGAGGTCATCCCACCACATCTCTGTCTTCTACAGATGAGAGCAGGCAGTTACACTATTATTCCAG GTAACGTAGATGGCTATTTCACTGTCATAATGTTGAAGAAACCAAGAGTGAAGCTACTGAAACATGAGATAATACCTTTTCCAACAACTTCCATGATGAGGAACCTTTtggttgtgcat GTGAGCATATCTGGTAATGAACTTTGCCTTATGACCTCTCATCTGGAAAGCACTAAAAATCACTCCAAGGAGCGTATGAAGCAACTGCAAATAATGttaaacaaaatgcagaaggaGCCTGAGTCCACCACTGTTATATTTGGAGGGGATACAAACCTCAGAGACAGTGAG GTTACTAAACTAGGTAACTTACCTGACAACATTATGGATATCTGGGAGTTTTTGGGTAAACCTCAACACTGCCGTTATACTTGGGACACCAACTCCAATACCAACCTGGatgcagagtacaagtgcaaGATGAGGTTTGACCGCATTTACTTTCGGCCTGCAGCAGACGGGGGACATATTATTCCACGAAGTATGGACTTAATAGGATTGGAAAAACTAGACTGTGGCAGATTCCCTAGTGATCACTGGGGTCTTCTGTGTAACTTTGATGTGATactataa